A region from the Metarhizium brunneum chromosome 7, complete sequence genome encodes:
- the aurF_7 gene encoding Aurovertin biosynthesis cluster transcription factor aurF: MEWYPEQPSLPTSTPILDDISLFVDAIKSLLDESDITTISMLAKRLSPFRIHPEQVVVGNTVSVKPVLVLECEQRPCNETQDHIAQSYLSPEASWNPCSAPTKHSSCLVPTTSSAPYEVVPSAAIPNDIIANGIAGENESGIAYPQSNKSTDYAEDMACQMQGRPMRQERVAASVNNLFQACIRTPVSTRDHRSDDKRIYNEVSQTSSHNTPNTGTVPYEENRDGDVSEDPRDRQSEMIETIQTLQSTNPEGDFMIMELTRSSTTTLDAQYGGLNTRQARKDNKVRRRRSSASSRVVSSATSFCSTSHFTTNNGANPVAETAGLLVDTPAFKAISAARTSIRTDYFRFLEINLGRWAQGGLWQTSGPLDQTAGMNIILENAHPEWTTANSRQKAELRAKFHDQKRFGKRWWMLVDVLGPSILIICSSRFAGTINNTTVTTDMIKAIIRAIRNSKTSLMAVFETVNPIADSLLRNQEYGSQDVDQLLKSLRSVRLDWVGGEDDLL; the protein is encoded by the exons ATGGAGTGGTACCCAGAACAGCCGTCTTTGCCAACCTCTACACCCATTTTGGATGATATTAGTCTCTTCGTTGATGCCATAAAATCCCTCCTTGATGAAAGTGATATAACCACGATTAGTATGCTTGCTAAGCGCCTGAGCCCTTTCAGGATCCATCCAGAGCAGGTCGTTGTCGGGAATACTGTGTCCGTCAAACCTGTACTGGTGCTTGAATGCGAacagcggccatg CAACGAAACACAAGACCATATCGCACAGTCGTATTTGAGCCCAGAGGCGTCCTGGAATCCCTGCTCGGCACCTACGAAGCATAGCAGCTGCCTTGTCCCAACTACAAGCTCAGCCCCATATGAGGTAGTTCCAAGTGCTGCTATCCCAAACGATATCATAGCCAATGGTATTGCTGGTGAAAATGAGAGCGGTATCGCGTATCCTCAAAGCAATAAGAGCACAGACTATGCCGAGGACATGGCATGTCAAATGCAAGGCCGCCCAATGAGGCAAGAAAGGGTTGCCGCTTCTGTCAACAACTTATTCCAG GCATGCATCCGTACTCCAGTGTCGACGAGGGACCACCGATCTGACGACAAAAGGATCTACAATGAGGTATCCCAGACGTCATCTCATAATA CACCAAATACCGGGACGGTTCCCTACGAAGAGAACAGGGATGGCGATGTGAGTGAAGATCCAAGGGATCGGCAATCTGAGATGATAGAGACGATACAGACCCTTCAGTCTACCAATCCTGAGGGCGATTTCATGATCATGGAGCTGACCAGGTCTTCGACTACTACTCTTGATGCGCAATACGGCGGACTTAATACGCGGCAAGCTAGAAAAGACAACAAGGTGCGCCGCCGCAGGAGCAGTGCATCGTCCCGCGTCGTTTCGTCGGCAACCAGTTTCTGTAGCACTAGCCACTTCACCACCAACAACGGAGCAAATCCTGTTGCCGAGACGGCTGGTCTCTTGGTCGATACGCCTGCATTCAAGGCGATTTCTGCGGCCCGTACCAGCATTCGAACCGACTACTTCCGGTTCCTGGAGATCAACCTCGGACGCTGGGCCCAAGGCGGCTTGTGGCAAACCTCAGGGCCCTTGGATCAGACAGCAGGCATGAATAT CATCCTTGAAAATGCCCATCCCGAATGGACTACTGCCAACTCTCGACAGAAGGCTGAGCTACGAGCAAAGTTTCACGACCAAAAACGATTTGGGAAAAGATGGTGGATGCTGGTAGACGTGTTGGGGCCCAGCATACTCATCATATGCTCATCAAGGTTTGCAGGAACCAT CAATAATACCACAGTCACCACAGATATGATTAAAGCCATAATACGCGCTATTCGAAATTCTAAGACGAGCCTGATGGCTGTTTTTGAGACGGTGAATCCGATCGCAGACAGCTTATTGCGCAATCAAGAATATGGAAGCCAGGATGTTGACCAACTGTTGAAGTCACTCAGATCCGTCCGCCTGGACTGGGTAGGGGGCGAGGATGATTTACTGTGA
- the mdr1_2 gene encoding ABC multidrug transporter mdr1 codes for MRALQFLSGLRSSKSYSGGSKRPQNQANEAAKQPSTVENGQFRMEQDSKETSSSCNPYGHLPPHHAEMLERQAQVPTYRGSIFHLYRYASRHDILIMIVAAVCAMASGAALPIMTIIFGGLQGTFQDFFNNTVQPSRFRDEMTTYVLYFVYLGIGQFCVTFLSTVGFTYLGEHLTVKFRERYLQSCIRQNIAFFDNTGAGEITTHITADMSLIQDGISQKVGLTLAAIATFVSAFVIGFANSWKLTLMLCCTVVAWIITTTLTTRLMVKNTIKSLAAYSEGGSLVEEVLTFIHSTTAFGNQDHLAKQYDAHLAKAEHYGFRARTATGLMIAGLQIVMILGYALAFWQGSKQLIQGELPVSKLLTVLMSVLIGAFALGNAAPNVQAFTTAAAASRKVLATTDRVSPIDPMASSGISLDQVSGHISFQHIHHIYPSRPGAPVIADLSLDIPAKKTTAIVGASGSGKSTIIGLLERFYDPVQGTIRLDGHDIRSLNLKWFRAQMALVSQQPGLFGTTIFQNIRHGLIGTAFEHESQDSQRQRVIRAAKAAFAHDFIIALDKGYDTHIGQRGSILSGGQKQRIAIARAIISDPKILLLDEATSALDSVSEQAVKAALQVAATGRTTIIIAHRLSTIKHADNIVVMSEGRIVEQGTHEELLNKNAAYLELVQAQSVGSSVDEKQDSRVSPAGFEKQTSYKQETTAGSHDEIKSSRLSRDDLGGPTNRDSLYALLSFILSINKSQWSLMVIGCMLSVICGLGNPSSAVFFSKQISTLSQPIPPNEPGRIEKESDFWSTMYVMLAFVLGISFAAQNLAFAKSSERLVRRIRHAAFRAMLRQDMSFFDNKQNTTGYLTSFLATEAAHIAGLSGTTLGTLIVSITTLIAACSLSIAVGWKLSLVCIATLPILVGCGFLHVWLVAKFQRRARASYDESASYAAEAVSDMRTVAALGREMDVLEEYRTLVRTQLRQNILFILKPSALYAASQSFLFFCYALCFWWGGNLIARREYDMFQFFLCFMAVLFGAQNIGLIFAHAPEMGKAYASTQKLKKLLDQTPTIDPWSDAGDSVKDVAGSLEFQDVHFTYPGQQDQRLVLKGLNIKIHPGQYAAFVGTSGCGKSTAFKMISRFYDPQSGAVLFDGRDIRKLNIRQYRNQFGLVSQEPALYQGTIKDNISLGCPDGQVTDEAIESACREANIYDFIVSLPDGFNTLVGVRGGLLSGGQKQRVAIARAILRNPRVLLLDEATSALDSESETVVQAALDKASRGRTTIVIAHRLSTIRKADIIFVFDDGKVVEIGTHSQLIEKAGKYAELVSIQSLA; via the exons ATGAGGGCTTTACAATTTCTATCCGGGTTGCGTTCAAGCAAAAGTTATTCTGGAGGCAGTAAGCGACCCCAAAACCAGGCCAATGAAGCAGCAAAGCAGCCGTCAACTGTCGAAAATGGCCAGTTTCGTATGGAACAAGACTCAAAAGAGACGAGCAGCAGTTGCAATCCATATGGACATCTCCCACCACATCATGCCGAAATGCTCGAGCGACAAGCACAAGTGCCAACTTATCGAGGGAGCATTTTCCATTTATACCGCTATGCGTCTCGCCATGACATCCTCATCATGATTGTTGCAGCCGTCTGTGCCATGGCGTCTGGGGCCGCCTTGCCAATCATGACAATTATTTTTGGCGGTTTGCAAGGCACTTTCCAAGACTTCTTTAATAATACCGTTCAGCCTAGTCGGTTTCGAGACGAAATGACAACCTATGTCCTGTATTTTGTGTATCTAGGCATTGGGCAATTTTGTGTCACTTTTCTATCCACCGTTGGTTTCACCTACCTCGGGGAGCATCTGACGGTAAAATTCAGAGAGCGCTACTTGCAAAGTTGTATACGCCAAAACATTGCCTTTTTTGATAATACGGGTGCTGGTGAAATCACAACCCACATTACCGCCGATATGAGTCTAATTCAGGACGGTATTTCCCAGAAAGTAGGGCTGACcttggctgccattgccacgTTTGTTTCTGCGTTTGTGATTGGGTTTGCCAATAGCTGGAAGCTCACTCTTATGTTGTGTTGTACCGTTGTTGCTTGGATCATTACCACTACCCTAACCACGAGGTTGATGGTCAAGAATACCATCAAGTCGCTTGCTGCGTATTCTGAAGGGGGTAGCCTCGTGGAAGAGGTTTTGACATTTATACACAGCACCACTGCCTTTGGAAACCAGGATCACTTGGCCAAACAGTATGATGCACACCTCGCAAAGGCAGAGCATTACGGCTTTCGTGCTAGGACAGCCACCGGACTAATGATTGCAGGGCTGCAAATCGTCATGATCCTCGGGTATGCCCTCGCGTTTTGGCAGGGTAGCAAACAGCTTATCCAAGGAGAGCTGCCAGTGTCAAAACTTCTGACCGTCCTCATGTCCGTCCTAATTGGGGCGTTTGCCTTGGGCAATGCTGCCCCAAACGTACAAGCATTTACTACTGCAGCGGCTGCCTCGAGAAAGGTCCTTGCCACCACAGATCGTGTCTCCCCCATTGATCCCATGGCAAGCTCCGGGATTAGTTTGGATCAGGTTTCTGGCCACATAAGCTTCCAACATATCCATCACATTTATCCCTCAAGACCAGGTGCACCCGTCATCGCCGACTTGAGTTTGGATATTCCAGCCAAGAAGACCACTGCCATAGTTGGAGCGTCAGGATCCGGAAAAAGCACAATTATAGGCCTGCTTGAACGGTTCTACGACCCTGTCCAAGGAACGATACGTCTGGACGGTCATGATATACGGAGTCTAAACTTGAAATGGTTCCGAGCACAGATGGCCCTGGTCAGCCAACAGCCCGGACTCTTTGGGACCACCATCTTTCAAAATATTCGACATGGTTTAATTGGCACAGCATTCGAACATGAAAGCCAGGATTCTCAGAGACAGCGCGTTATTCGTGCAGCAAAGGCGGCTTTTGCACATGATTTTATTATCGCTCTTGACAAGGGTTATGATACGCATATCGGCCAGCGTGGCTCTATTCTCTCTGGAGGCCAAAAACAACGAATTGCGATTGCACGAGCGATAATATCGGACCCCAAAA TTCTACTTCTTGATGAGGCAACTTCTGCTCTGGATAGTGTGTCTGAGCAAGCCGTCAAGGCTGCGTTGCAAGTTGCCGCAACAGGACGTACTACTATCATTATAGCCCATCGCTTGTCGACCATAAAACACGCGGATAATATTGTGGTTATGTCTGAAGGTCGCATTGTGGAGCAGGGGACTCATGAGGAACTTCTGAATAAAAATGCGGCCTATCTGGAGCTAGTTCAAGCTCAAAGTGTTGGATCAAGTGTTGACGAAAAACAAGATTCCAGAGTGTCCCCAGCGGGATTTGAAAAACAGACTTCGTATAAGCAGGAAACTACTGCAGGATCTCATGACGAGATCAAATCCTCCAGGTTGAGCAGAGATGACCTCGGCGGACCGACAAATCGCGACAGTTTATATGCGCTATTATCTTTCATTCTGTCCATAAACAAATCGCAATGGAGTTTAATGGTAATCGGGTGCATGCTATCTGTTATTTGTGGGCTTGGAAACCCTTCTTCGGCTGTCTTCTTCTCAAAGCAGATATCAACCCTATCCCAACCCATTCCACCAAATGAGCCTGGCAGGATAGAAAAAGAATCTGATTTCTGGAGTACCATGTACGTCATGCTAGCTTTTGTTCTTGGCATCTCGTTTGCGGCCCAAAACTTGGCATTTGCAAAGAGCTCTGAGCGGCTCGTACGTCGCATTCGACATGCTGCCTTTCGAGCCATGTTGAGGCAAGACATGTCCTTCTttgacaacaagcagaacACAACCGGCTACTTGACTTCCTTCCTGGCAACAGAAGCAGCCCATATTGCCGGATTAAGTGGCACCACTCTGGGAACTTTGATTGTTTCCATCACAACACTCATCGCAGCCTGCTCGCTATCCATCGCCGTTGGATGGAAACTCTCCCTGGTTTGCATCGCGACTCTCCCGATTCTTGTGGGCTGTGGTTTTCTGCACGTATGGCTGGTAGCTAAATTTCAGCGGCGTGCTAGAGCTTCATATGATGAATCTGCCAGCTATGCCGCAGAGGCTGTCTCGGACATGCGCACTGTTGCTGCGCTGGGACGAGAGATGGATGTGCTCGAGGAGTATCGCACGCTGGTGCGGACGCAGCTTCGCCAGAATATCCTCTTCATTCTCAAGCCTTCTGCGCTTTATGCTGCTTCCCAatcttttctctttttttgctaTGCCCTTTGCTTTTGGTGGGGAGGCAATCTAATAGCCCGTCGTGAATACGACATGTTTCAGTTTTTTTTGTGCTTTATGGCTGTCCTCTTTGGAGCCCAGAATATTGGGTTGATTTTTGCTCATGCTCCAGAGATGGGTAAGGCCTATGCTTCCACGCagaagctgaagaagttACTCGATCAAACGCCCACGATTGACCCTTGGTCAGACGCCGGTGACTCTGTGAAGGACGTTGCAGGCTCTTTGGAGTTTCAAGACGTACACTTTACGTATCCTGGGCAACAAGACCAGAGACTTGTATTAAAAGGTCTCAACATCAAAATACATCCCGGTCAGTATGCCGCTTTCGTTGGAACGTCTGGATGTGGCAAGAGTACTGCGTTCAAGATGATTTCTCGCTTCTATGATCCCCAGTCCGGAGCAGTCTTATTCGACGGAAGGGATATCCGCAAACTCAACATTCGACAATATCGAAACCAATTCGGCCTCGTAAGTCAAGAGCCAGCGCTCTATCAAGGTACCATCAAGGACAACATTTCGCTTGGATGTCCAGATGGTCAGGTTACCGACGAGGCTATTGAATCGGCCTGTCGCGAGGCAAACATCTATGACTTTATTGTGTCCCTCCCTGATGGTTTCAATACTCTTGTGGGTGTCAGAGGAGGgctgctgtctggtggccagAAGCAGAGAGTCGCAATCGCTCGTGCCATTCTCCGAAACCCACGGGTGTTGCTTCTCGATGAAGCAACTTCAGCTCTTGATTCGGAATCGGAGACGGTTGTTCAAGCGGCACTTGATAAGGCTTCAAGAGGGAGAACTACTATTGTTATCGCACATCGCCTTAGCACTATTCGGAAGGCTGATATTATCTTTGTCTTTGATGACGGCAAGGTTGTGGAGATCGGGACACATTCTCAGTTAATTGAAAAGGCGGGCAAGTATGCAGAGCTCGTGAGTATACAGAGTCTTGCATAG
- the vma-2_1 gene encoding V-type proton ATPase subunit B, with amino-acid sequence MADAREPSYSVRPRVQYNTVNGVSGPLVIVENTKVRFSGQSMKLGVAEDMLGRVFDGSGKVIDKGPKVLPEDHIDINGSAINPYSREYPEEMISTGISAIDTMNSIARGQKIPIFSASGLPHNEIAAQICRQASLVKHHGVTNKSVHDGHEDNFSIVFGAMGVNRETARFFTRDFEENGSMERVTLFLNLANDPTIERIITPRLALTTAEFFAYQLEKHVLVILTDMTAYCEALREISAAREEVPGRRGFPGSMYTDLASLYERAGRVTGRKGSITQLPILTMPNNDITHPIPDLTGYITEGQIFIDQSLHNRGIYPPINVLPSLSRLMKSAIGDGMTRKDHADVSNQLYAKYATGKDVAGMRAVVGEEALSAEDKLALEFLDKFERQFLSQGQFESRTIFESLDLAWTLLRIFPKEQLNRVPAAILDKFYQRARKDVDAEAKLQKDIAQNHE; translated from the exons ATGGCAGATGCGCGAGAGCCCTCCTATTCGGTGCGACCGAGGGTGCAGTATAATACCGTCAATGGCGTTAGTGGTCCCCTCGTCATAGTAGAAAAT ACCAAGGTTAGGTTCTCGGGTCAAAGCATGAAACTTGGTGTAGCAGAGGACATGCTGGGACGTGTATTCGATGGGTCTGGCAAAGTAATCGACAAAGGGCCAAAGGTGCTCCCCGAAGATCATATCGATATTAACGGCAGTGCTATCAATCCCTATTCTCGG GAATATCCCGAAGAAATGATATCAACTGGTATTTCCGCTATTGATACCATGAATTCGATTGCCCGTGGTCAAAAAATTCCTATTTTCTCGGCCTCTGGGCTGCCGCACAATGAGATTGCTGCCCAGATATGCCGACAGGCGAGTTTAGTCAAACATCATGGAGTCACCAATAAAAGCGTCCACGATGGCCATGAAGACAACTTCTCGATTGTGTTTGGTGCTATGGGGGTAAACCGAGAAACAGCTAGGTTCTTTACTAGGGATTTTGAGGAAAATGGAAGCATGGAGCGTGTCACCCTCTTTCTGAACCTAGCAAATGATCCCAC AATCGAGCGCATCATCACCCCCCGGCTGGCTCTTACAACCGCCGAGTTCTTTGCTTACCAGCTTGAAAAGCATGTTCTCGTAATTCTTACCGACATGACTGCCTACTGCGAGGCCCTCCGCGAGATCTCAGCGGCAAGAGAGGAAGTGCCCGGTCGCCGCGGATTCCCCGGGTCCATGTATACTGATTTGGCAAGCCTCTATGAGCGCGCTGGTCGTGTTACTGGGCGAAAAGGCTCCATCACGCAATTGCCAATTCTTACCATGCCTAATAACGACATCACTCACCCCATCCCTGATTTAACTGGTTACATCACAGAAGGCCAGATATTCATTGACCAATCCCTTCATAATAGAGGCATTTATCCGCCAATCAATGTTCTGCCATCCCTCTCTCGTTTAATGAAGTCTGCTATTGGAGACGGCATGACAAGGAAGGATCACGCTGATGTCTCAAACCAATTATACGCGAAATACGCTACAGGTAAAGATGTGGCCGGAATGAGAGCTGTAGTTGGGGAGGAGGCTCTCTCTGCAGAAGACAAACTAGCGCTTGAGTTTCTTGATAAATTCGAGAGGCAATTCCTTAGTCAGGGGCAATTTGAGTCGCGGACAATTTTTGAGTCACTAGATCTCGCGTGGACTTTGCTACGCATTTTCCCAAAAGAGCAGCTCAATAGAGTACCTGCTGCTATTCTTGATAAATTTTATCAAAGGGCAAGAAAGGATGTGGATGCAGAGGCGAAGTTGCAAAAGGATATAGCCCAAAACCATGAATAG
- the dtxS4_2 gene encoding L-aspartate decarboxylase dtxS4, translating into MAKVSLEKLLRIPPSLTQSISQTKVDYLNLGHSGLRVSRPILGGLHLGSRKWLPWVLEEEKALPILKAAYDLGVNTWDTANVYSNGESERIIAKALSKYKIPRNKVVLMTKCYRVMSDPERFDPGSGVTMHHELADYSKDYVNQWGLSRRALFSAVEASLDRLNTSYIDVLQIHRFDHTVPPEETMSALHDLIRAGMVRYIGASSMWTFQFATLQHIAETKGLTKFISMQNHYNLIYREEEREMNQYCKMTGVGLIPWGPLASGRLARRPKQEEGSLRASCSAHGSLYESDDYNVDRIIQRVAEIAEKRGWPMSHVSLAWLNRRVTAPIIGFGSVGRIEEALAARGKELSRDEEQYLEEFDASSQLQSIHENYAFDRSMRDTKTMLNRADELDDLYEAVRALIIPHVRAADEACSLKSAGRLHTDDTQRLQNVLVEPYPPKALQERFQFALPDHEGNGKDGLMHLIRDVLRYSVNTWDQGFMDKLTSSTNPVGIISEIVLGILNTNVHVYHVAPALSVIEKVTGRTLAAYFGFNSPSAGGISCQGGSASNLTSLVVARNSLYPDCKLNGGNSYQFAIFTSCHGHFSMEKAAITCGMGLSSVVHVPVNDDGRMNVNALRELVIQARAQGKTPLYVNATAGTTVLGVFDPLHEIKTICEEFGMWFHVDASWGGSIIFSAKHRHKLTGCELADSLTISPHKMLNVPMTCSFLLTNNLSSFYTANSLDAGYLFHDTEDDEVWDLANLTLQCGRRADSLKMALAWTYYGAAGFERRINHAFKMAAHLSGIIQKSPDFELVSPNPPPCLQVCFYYTPGGEMAKSERETSRRTRAMVEKMVDRGFMFDFAPGPKGDFFRVVVNCETLLGTVEGLFKGLEAVGKQVVG; encoded by the exons ATGGCCAAAGTTTCTCTCGAAAAGCTGCTTCGAATTCCCCCATCTCTAACACAATCTATATCACAAACCAAGGTAGACTATCTGAACCTTGGTCATTCGGGCTTGAGAGTGTCACGGCCCATACTTGGTGGGCTTCACCTTGGGAGTCGCAAGTGGTTACCCTGGGTTCTTGAAGAGGAAAAG GCTTTACCTATCCTTAAAGCAGCATATGACTTGGGGGTCAATACT TGGGATACTGCAAATGTATATTCCAATGGAGAGTCCGAGAGAATCATCGCCAAGGCGCTCTCCAAATACAAAATCCCTCGGAAcaaggtggtgttgatgacaaAGTGCTACCGGGTCATGTCTGATCCTGAAAGGTTTGATCCAGGTTCCGGAGTAACAATGCACCACGAGTTGGCAGATTATAGCAAGGACTATGTAAATCAATGGG GTCTGTCGCGGCGAGCCCTCTTTAGCGCCGTTGAGGCTTCACTCGATCGCCTCAACACCAGCTACATTGACGTCCTCCAGATACATCGTTTCGATCATACAGTACCCCCAGAAGAGACAATGTCTGCACTGCACGACTTGATAAGAGCGGGCATGGTCCGCTATATTGGCGCGAGCTCCATGTGGACGTTCCAGTTCGCCACCTTGCAGCACATAGCCGAGACAAAGGGTCTAACTAAATTCATCTCGATGCAGAATCACTACAACCTCATCTATCGTGAAGAGGAAAGAGAGATGAACCAATATTGCAAGATGACAGGTGTCGGCCTCATTCCG TGGGGGCCGTTGGCATCTGGTAGACTAGCACGAAGGCCAAAACAAGAGGAAGGGTCTTTGCGAGCGAGTTGCAGTGCTCATGGCTCATTATACGAGAGCGACGACTACAACGTGGACAGGATCATACAGCGAGTAGCGGAGATTGCTGAGAAACGAGGCTGGCCGATGAGTCATGTCAGCCTGGCTTGGTTAAATCGACGGGTAACAGCTCCGATCATAGGCTTCGGTTCAGTTGGACGAATTGAAGAAGCGCTGGCAGCAAGGGGTAAGGAACTGTCTAGAGATGAGGAGCAGTATCTAGAAGAATT CGATGCATCGTCCCAACTCCAGAGCATCCATGAGAACTATGCCTTTGACCGTTCCATGAGGGACACCAAGACAATGTTGAACCGAGCAGATGAACTTGACGATCTCTATGAGGCGGTCAGAGCACTCATCATTCCGCATGTTCGTGCAGCCGACGAAGCTTGCTCTTTAAAGAGTGCTGGCCGGCTTCACACCGACGACACTCAACGCCTACAGAATGTTCTGGTTGAGCCATACCCGCCCAAAGCCCTGCAAGAACGCTTTCAATTCGCTCTACCCGATCATGAGGGAAACGGCAAAGATGGTCTCATGCACCTTATTCGGGACGTTTTACGCTACAGCGTAAATACCTGGGACCAAGGTTTCATGGACAAGCTCACCTCGAGCACGAATCCCGTGGGCATCATCTCTGAGATTGTCCTTGGCATTCTCAACACCAATGTTCACGTCTATCACGTGGCACCAGCCCTGTCCGTGATTGAGAAAGTCACGGGGCGTACGCTCGCAGCCTACTTTGGATTCAACAGTCCATCTGCCGGGGGCATTTCTTGCCAAGGAGGCAGTGCGTCAAACCTGACATCCCTCGTTGTCGCTCGCAACTCATTATATCCTGATTGCAAACTCAACGGCGGAAACTCGTACCAATTTGCCATCTTTACTAGCTGCCATGGACATTTCTCTATGGAGAAGGCGGCTATTACATGCGGCATGGGTTTATCAAGCGTCGTTCATGTGCCTGTCAATGACGACGGGCGCATGAATGTAAATGCCCTGCGTGAGCTAGTTATTCAAGCCAGAGCGCAGGGCAAAACACCACTCTATGTTAATGCGACGGCTGGAACCACTGTACTAGGTGTCTTTGATCCCCTTCACGAAATCAAGACGATATGTGAAGAGTTTGGAATGTGGTTTCATGTCGATGCCTCCTGGGGGGGCTCGATTATCTTTTCAGCCAAACACAGACATAAGCTTACAGGCTGTGAGCTTGCCGACTCACTCACTATTAGTCCCCATAAGATGCTTAATGTCCCAATGACATGCTCTTTCTTACTTACTAATAACTTGAGTTCCTTTTATACTGCAAATTCACTCGACGCCGGATATTTATTCCACGATACAGAGGACGACGAAGTATGGGATCTGGCAAACTTGACACTACAATGTGGCCGTAGGGCAGACAGCCTAAAGATGGCGTTGGCCTGGACATACTACGGTGCGGCCGGCTTTGAAAGACGTATTAACCATGCGTTTAAAATGGCTGCTCATCTAAGTGGCATTATCCAAAAATCACCGGATTTTGAGCTTGTATCGCCCAATCCCCCGCCTTGCCTGCAGGTCTGCTTCTACTACACACCAGGAGGGGAAATGGCGAAGAGCGAAAGGGAAACGTCTAGAAGAACGAGAGCCATGGTGGAGAAAATGGTTGATCGAGGGTTCATGTTTGATTTTGCTCCTGGACCGAAAGGTGACTTTTTTAGAGTTGTTGTGAATTGCGAGACGTTACTCGGAACGGTTGAGGGACTTTTCAAGGGATTGGAAGCGGTGGGTAAGCAGGTGGTGGGATAA